In the Colias croceus chromosome 1, ilColCroc2.1 genome, TGTCTGATGTTCTCATAATGTAAAACGATTTTCGCTCgtgaattaataatttcagcTGTATCGATGAGTAAaggttttgattaaatttttgcaAACTTTTAAACCGTGAATACATtggttaatttttaaaatccgAACGAGACAATTTCTAAGACAATTAcatgtacattaaaatttgcgTATTGTAGTAGTAGCGTGTGTAGTTTTCCCTGAATAACTGTTACCTACTGACTATATCAGCGGAATATTAGCACTATCCACATAGGAAAGGAAATTCAGTAAACATATTATCCCAATATAATAAACGACGACTCCCAAAAAACGTCTACATATCACACCATCCACCAGGTTCAGACTGACCTACCGGCTGATCCTGCGCGAAAAGGAGCTGCACTTCAACATCGGCGTGTACAACCCGAGCAAGGAGCTCACGTTCAGCTGCCAGCTGCTGCTGCACACGTACTTCAAGGTGCCCGATGTGAGACGCTGTCAGATCACCGGCTTGCACGGGTGCATGTTTATAGACAAGGTATGTGTTATCTGTGGTTTGGaaacgtttttaaaataaaaaaggaggTGTGATGGACCAGGAAACGCGCGAGGTCTAGCAAAGAGTGTAGCTACTGCgctttctaaaaatatttgctgcagaaattaatttttcttaataataccCTACTTTCAAACTAccctaaattaaaaagatcgGTCAAGTGCAAATCAGACTCGCAACACTAACAGTTCGATAAATTCGTATGTTCTGTGAAGAAATGTTGGTTACGGAACCATAAAAAAACTAGAGTATGTAAgcgatattatattatttcctcCCATCGTGAGAGCCCTGACagtgtacctacttattacaCGCGCGAGCCTGGTCACAAGCAAATCAACGAAAGCGCATTATATTTTCCACAAACATTTCCTTAGACTGCCAATTTTCGCCAATAACATCTTTTTCAAACTACCCTCTTAAGAAATAATCTCccatatcatattataaggaaacacgcgaggccgggttaaatattagtttgaatgtaataagaatgtactacgattctacacagctacctaattgatgtatGTAGAtagttgataataaatatcgCAGCTagtcaacgactattagcaaagtTGGGTCaaacgtcgtataaacaacgtccgagcccctgaggcacgattcgtacgaatgcgccacgagtcaaaggaaagcggctttttatagtattctAAACATGttcaaacatgaaaatataatgacAACTACATTGACAACTATTCAtgattcatccacaaaaatattaaatcaaaagttacgtctaacaataatatattcgtATAATCTCGTCGCTAGAGTCGCGACGGTGTAATGTACCAAGACACCCGCGAGGTGGTCACCATCAACGAGTGCACGTCACGCATCTACCAGAACACGATGCAGGAGCACATCATCACCAACGTGGTCAGCGGCCGCAAGATGAGGATACAGAAGTATAACTTCCCGGATACCGGTGAGTTTTTCTTtatcattttgtttttattgaagttatacttcttttggcgcgatggagaaaaatgatgagagtgaatttttacgatgcgcgcgcacaccgacacctaaatttaacagcatgaagttagttctagatggtatgaaaattgataactatgttcaagttgtatattctagtatttttttttccataggtacgccaaagaagtataacttctaacgcgtgtacatactacataagtacacacactctttttatGTTCATTTAAGTATTCTGTTTCAACCTTATACCTTTTGTTTTGTGTCCGTAGGCCATAAGCCTAGTTGGCTATGTGTGCTTCGATTATATTATACACTAATGTGAATAatggttttaaattttaataataaatatcagcTTATCTTTGTACATACCACGCCTAAATAGGCCACTTATAAGGATTAAATTTGTCACTCGTGTTGTCCACGTCCGGATTATACTTGTGAACGCAATAAACAAGAGCCCCGCAGAGCGGGTCTCTGTCGGGTCATAACCATCGCCTTGTGGACGATTGGAAATGTTACTTTTATTCAATTGACAATTACatatcctacttatattactaaataatttataatgtatgttACTCTCTTACGCAAAAACGactgaaccaattacaattttttaaagaaattataagaataagacataggctactatgaacaggaactatgtgggtttttatttgaaaacacgGGCAATGTCTCGGAAATccagtaataaataataaattataatttgtatgcaATCCGCAGTGATCTGGAACCCGTGGGCGGAGCTGGCCAAGGAGATCCCGGACCTGGGCGACGACGAGTTCCCCAACATGGTGTGCGTGGAGGCCGGCCGCATCGCCACGCCCATCGTGCTGCTGCCCGGCACCGCATTCGAGGCCAGCCAGATCCTGCAGGTGACGTACtgataaattcaaaaaaaattggttgttgGTAAAGTAGGTTTACGATCGAGATGTTTACGTGATAACGTCTTATGATGAGACGGGAGATCGGTCCGTCTCTCTCTCTTGTTATACCTGCGATCGCGCTCGTGAGGTTTTGGTGTGACACAAGTTTCTGAACATGTCACCCGactaaaacgattttaaagacgttatcacgtcaaaagacgtgtggcactcggggactgccgcggtaaagctattgcatagcatgcccgtcggagtggggagcgtgaggttttttcgttacggaatttctcgattcggtccccgcgctcaaggcccgcgatagaagctatgcaatagcttaaaaggaattatcaaaatcggctaataaacatacatacacataaaaattaaaaatgtacaacCGTTTGTTACGAAAAGGCGTCTGAACTCAGCATTTGGTCGAAACAATGATCCAAACACCAATAGTTTCATCGCTGTTTTTCGATCATAGCCTGTAACTACACTGACCATTACATACTGGAcgcattgtaatttgtaactacAAAATTATTCGTCGTAGAATTTTGTGTTTCTCATTCCTATGGCTTTCTACATaacaatatgatattatagtaatatattattaccacCACGTCCGATAGAAGTGAtaacttaaacatttatatttattttcattttcaggTTATGTAAATATCGCGTACGCGATCGTACAACCGTCCAGTGGAGCGAAGTCAATTGCGTATGTTTATGACAATATTACCGGGGCGATACAGGCAGCTACGGTCTATATCTGAATAATTGTCTATTGCATGAAACAAACCATAGTTAACAAATACCATAGACAATAAATTGAGATTTGTCACGTCAATGTCAACGTCAATATGGGCgacttattttttttccacagattaaaataatttagtttttaatgctgaagataattatttagatATCGTCCTCACTCGCGTTACATGTTATTCCTATCTCCTACTCATTGTGTAGTTAGTCTATGTAATTGTAGTAAGCAGCGAATATTCCGTTATTTTAACTgaaattctaaaaaatatcaattaaagaTACAAGAATATTATGGTTGTGTTCGTGTCAGAACTTATTCAAGTTGTAGCTTAACCTATATCCACAAATGATACAAACCTTTGtccattatataatatagtccattgcatttataaataatttaaataacatatcCAGCCTCTTCAACGTTAGCATAATGATgtcaattttgtattttaactactaattagtaggatttttaatattttaattattattaacctaaTGTAATGCCTTAGGCATGTTAATAGGGCGCTAGATTAACTCAtatgcaatatttttcaatgtttaagGTGGTTACGccctttttaattaataatgaatattcgATACGATAATAGTGTAAAGACATTTCAgtccatttttaattttgaaaataaaaacatgaatttataatttaatgtaactAAGCAGCTATTTCGCAcaaataatcttaataatgattaaatctTGCCAATTTTCTTTCAACTCTAGTACTTTTTCCTATTACTACCTGTCTTCCTTTTTTTCTTGTTATCAGCAATTTAAATGCTTTTATtgtcttattaattatttttaacatacaaTTAGTAATCGATTGAGCATACTgtcaattttatcttataactCTTTCTCTACGCATAATACTCATGTAATGTGTTACATTGTtaacttgttttttattaagttagcGTTATTTGATGGGTTCCGTAACTTAAGTTAACTCGACGTTCCAATTTCATTCCTATTTACTTGATAagaattttacttttttactgTTTACAATAAGAAGCATTTGGTTTTAGGGTTAATGAAGTTTTTTCTTGAATCTCGCatgttaattaaatctatGTACATATGTACTGAATCTCAGCCCCGTGaatgtacaaatattttttttatataattctttTTCTTTGGATACTTTTGGAGGCTTTTAAAGTATACGAGATAATTGTAAGAATATGTACTTAGTTATAAAGTTCCTCGTTCTGtttgtattgaaaaattgataaCCGTTTATGCGATTTTTGTAAGCTCTCTATAAACAGCCGAGCACATGCACactattttaatgtttttattgttccTGAATGTTTTTCATtctaaataaaagtaaaattatgtcatgttatgtatttgttttatatggcGTGTgctctgttttattttaaaaattgtaagacATTAATTTTCGTCAAGGTTCGTATGTAAACATAGTTAATATTTGGTGATCTGATAATCGACAATTAGCAACGAAGTGTACTTCCTTAGGTGCAATAAAGTGAATAAGACATTATTTtgagttttctttttttcctATATCCACCCTTAATGTTGtagcttataatatataaactgaCGTAGAAGCTGTCTATGCGAACAAACTAGCAGTTAAAGCTGTTCCGCGTTATCTACATAAACATTACTAAGTATGCTACCTTCACACTAACAGTAACGTACGCATTCACGTACTCCGCAGTGAGACAAAGACAgaatatacatttaaacaattaGCCGAAAAGAGTTAGCAGCGTAACCGACTAAACGCAACCCAGCTAAATTAGCTGACTTCCAACGGAATGTGTTTTTTCACTTGGTTTTTACGCGTATGCCGCTTCCTTGCCGCTTCTAACTCAGTTTAAAAATCGTCTTCGTGTACTgataatacaaatttttatttcatgattGAATCAAATCAGACAAAGTAAGACGAGCAGTTAGTAAAGAGTATCAAgttaataatagtataaattaTCTAAAATCCATAGttctgtaatattatattaaagaaatGCGAAACCTTGTAAATACctctactataatataatagcaaATAATGTTTTCGTTTACAACCTTTTTACACCACCTACCTATACATTTTAGTAATATCTACTTCTTTAATCGCAGTGCTTGATACAGGTAGATTTTATAAGTCAAATCGCACTAGGTGTAAAAGCGCGGCAGCTTAGCAATGCGACACGATACAGcaaagtaggtatttttttttctatgaaattGTATATCGCACTAAGCGACACCGAAACTACGCGCAAGTCGCAACCGCAGAATTAGACAAATCGGCAAATGTGACGCGCCGCGGCCGTGCAGTTACGCCTAGTGCGGGCGGACCTAAAGGTCTATAAGTAGTAGTCAGTTCAAGAATCAAGGATTTTTACTTgatctataattttattccgaatttcattcaattcgTGACAGATGGTCAGGCtaacaaattaatttgaataacgAGTAGGTAGATCGTTGCTCATGTGCACAGATTTTCGAAAAGACGCGCGCGCTTCTTCCGATATTATGGCATATTAAAACCACAGattagaatttaaaacaaacaaccGTGACACTAATTACGCACACTCATGTGCAACAGTGCAATGAAGGTGCAATGCAATGCTTTTTTGAGATATGTCACCGGAATTTAACACATTAGTTTTTCCCCTGATTTCAATACGACAGAATAAGGCatgattacataatatttattagataaaaaaaaaatcacagatAAACCTTGCAGCCGGCAATCGGCAAAAAAGGTTTatctgtgatttttttttaaagccgACAAATCGGCTTTGAGCTAAACAATGCCGGAACGCGCTCGACTCTAATGCATAGCGGTGCAATATCTCAAGCAGGGGCAGGAGGCCGCGCGGTTTCCAAAGATCTGTGCTCATGTATAATACTTGCTACCTACATCGCTGGCCGCTGGGTATATCCTGCTAACCacaaaattaagtattaactCTATAGAGTTATTGagctataatatttttctcacTGAAATGACTTAAAAGCCTAGCCTAGCTTACAATCAAGGACCCCAATAAAACACACAAGACAagctaataaatatatttcaactaAATCATTGCGCAGTAAGTTCCGGCGTTGGCTTAACGTCCCATACTCCGACTTCATTTAACAAGTCCTTCTTTGACTCAAAGTATTCCTTATACCACATGATATGGTCTCGTTTCTCTTGTACTGTATAGAATGCGTTCTTGGAGAGACCCACACACACTAGTTCCATGAAATGTCTGATGGGACCGCGGGCCGGACACCAGCCTTCCAAGTGGGTCTCTAGGAACACATGCTCAGAGAAATGGACATTTTCCTCTTCTTCCATGCCTGGAATTGAGATGGATTatgcattattattaaagtaatttaataattttaaggcTTAGATTAGAATATAGTATTAAAATCTTATCACAATTGATCTGTTAGCAACTGagcttttgaaaattatttttaatgacaaTGAGAAAAACTGAAATtgtctatatatttatttatttatatactctttattgcacacacaaagTTTGACAAAATCAGGATATTATACTAAGCAATTGGCGGCTTTATTGCTTAACagcaatttcttccaagcaaccaAAAAAGTTGTACCTAAACCAAAAAATCTAGTACCTTTTGTAAAAATTGGCTCTTTGGAATTGCAGTATAacgatacaaaatataaaaagataaaagtaTGTTGTGAGCTATATAtgcaatttcattaaaatcagtaGCTAAAACATAAATGTTCTCATGTGTCCGTTATACAAGGTTTTTTATACATtggtataaattaaatttcaacaCCAAGATacctgcccccctagccaagtggctttctgttagcgtagcgttcaatagaatagactacgaatgtatgagaatGACGTAAGCTAtagataaacgtatctacagcttacgtcaatctcatacattcgtagtctattctattgaacgctacgttatctacagcttacgtcattctcatacattcgtagtctattctattgaacgctacgctaacagaaagccacttggctaggggggctgatctgaataattataatcttatCATAAAACACATAAATCCTTACCCTGTTCATTATTAATAGGGAACTTCCAGACTTTGCCCTGTTCAGTCCACAATATCATCTTCTCAAAGTAATTGGATGGTGGCTGTGAAGTGGCCAGCGTTAACTCCCTTTGGTTAAGGTGTTCCCAAACATCCAATTTTGTTCCATAGTTCACTTCACTGGATGTAAAAATACCTAATGGCTCTCCGCTGAATATGTTGATACTGAGTGGTGCTGATgttctgaaataaaataaatgtataaataaataaaaaaatatgtttatctcTGTCTTACGATACAGAAGAGATACAGTTGAGAACTATCTTTttgattaaaacaaaataaacagattAGTCATCGCGAATATTAGAATACTATGAAACTTAATGTTACTCTTAACAGTCATCATCACAACATTGATGGGAACAGAATAAGTTGTTGCTATACATACCTCTTCCATGAACCATAGCCAATTTTTtgccaaattaaaaaaaggaaGTGGGTTCTGTGTTtgtctataatatgtatattttttttaatagttttgcCCTACGGAATTTGCCTGATTTAAATTCCAACAAAATAATGCTATgtggtattttataaattaactagCTCTCCGCCCGGGGCTTCGCATGCttcgtctaaaacctaataaattatatacaaaaaccttcctcttgaatcactctatctattaaaagaaaacgcatcaaaatccgttgcgtaggtttaaagatttaagcatacatagggaaatagggacagagaaagcgactttgttttatactatgtagtgatgaaaCCCTTACTCTTTCCTCTGCAATCTCCGCTCGCCATCAGCAGGTTGTCGCCTCTCATATTGCCTCTGTGGTTTGTTCTGTGCTGCCTTACCGACCATGCGCTTCACTTGCTGACCTCTCGTTTCTGGCATACCTTGCTTATCACTTTCCTTTGTACGGTCTACTTTCATGCCCACTAGGAGGTCACTGGAAGGtaagttttataatgtttaattttaccaAAAATGGATTGAATCAACTATATGTGCTGTATCAAATAAAACTACAAGTAAATGTAAAACAGGTGGTATTTTGACAGGACAGATTTTGTCAATTTAAtcatccaaaaaaaaaaatgaattaaattctgatacttataaatttaagaatttgaTGTAAATAAGTAATGCATGATTCTATAAATTTGAAGTATAACTTAgtaataacaaaactattattatagtcgagccaatttaataggcaacatttgacgtctatcaattttatcttcgaagagaggtaacctgcttaaaaacatcgattaaagtgaattaatcgatacggatttgaaacatttgtcaatcgaatttattaatttatgatgatttttattcacaagtaatcaatgcattcgattctagatgtcagatttcgatttttagagtaacgtctctggtatttaaaaagaaaaaaggtttattgacacaaaattgtagcgacgtcagttcttcaattcagaaattgtttattatgtttagtatggtttatcagtaaaatgaaatctgaaaattacttgtatcggtcattattattataaatatgtaatcataattgaaaaaagttaagcaaatgtgcagttctaacaaaacgaaatatcatgttaatCTATGTCAttgttactaggttacgttgttgaattttgttgaactgtcaaatgttgcctattaaaatggctctactatacatagattttttatgtaaaataatattgaaaatttgtaGATAAAATACCTTAGTGTTGTTGATGTTTGGTTTATCTTCCCAAGTACTCTGGACAATAATTCTGCTTCAGTTTGCTTCACATCACCACCAATCACTTTTGCCACATCCCCCGCTGCTTTTGTTATATTCTCTTCTGTGAATTAGAAAAGTTGGCATATAAATTTATGCTGTAATAGTGAAACTACTACTTATACAAGAATTTTGATAGCCATAGAAATTTGAGTCAAATGCTGCTCTTATCATATTCTtgagtaaaaactaaaaatcaacattatgctgtataaaataaaaatattatttcaaagtttaattCAATGAATGTCAAATTCTAAAGTCTGTGTTTGTTGTTATACATCACAGTgcaatatacaaaataaataatcattttaccaattttttccattttagTTTCAATCACATCAGGTTCACGTCTCTTCCGTTCAGGAGCAACTGTAAACTTTTCACTGTATTCtttttgggatattttcgGTTCAGCCAACATTTGTTTCAAGAGCGCCTGGATTTTCTCAGTACTTGAGTCatcttttttttcttcttttttggACTTTATTTCAGGAATCTTTCCATCGTGTTCAGGAGGCTTTTCCGATAAGCAGCGCGTTAGTATCCGGAACTCTGGCTTAAATCTCaaccttaaaataataaacaaggAAATCAAGCAATTTCTTCAGTATGATAACATCCAACTAAACTATTCGAATGGCACATACCTGCTGAGCAACATTCTAAGGAcctgatatttttaatattcaaattatttgtattaattataaataacaaaaatcatcagaaattcaatttaaaatgaatgtaTTAACATAACCAacctataatttttaaattttgtcaaTCTTCAGACTTCAATACTTTTTGAGatctgtcaactgtcaagTGTCAAAACAAGAAGTCGAGACAGACGCGATCACGTCTTGTATCTTCttcaaaatttcatttaaacattaacaacatttaataattcacACGAATATAAGGAACGCCGCGGccgttaattattattaatacaaccaaaataaatgtaattaaattattgaaatccACACAATCGGCTGcgataaaaaaacgacgtgtggcactcggggaatGCCGCGGTAAAGTTATtatattgcatgctatgccttcaagccacacctccgcccgtcggagaggggagcgtgaggttttttcgttacggaatttctcgattcggtccctgcgctcaaggcccgcgatagaagctatgcaatagtttaaaatttaaaaacttagaATCATTATAATCGTATCTCATATGGTAATTTCAAGAagattatatctaatacactggagatttcagTATGAACAtttaacttgtaacaagaaaatatgacattgaatgacgcctgtatgtttttactttttacacgctttatattagcttcaccttgtttgtttgtaaccgacttctttgggcgcgattttgacccactttaaacggccagatttcgttcaaactttgtaaatttattgaggaccgatgacaatacactaatttgataaaattttctattttttagttcggttttctataaaaagcgtgttttttagttttttttaaactattattatttttatccctttcacacacagctttcacacctaacttggtcaCCCCCATagaaagagataaaaaaacatacaggcgtcattcaatgtcatattttcttgttacaagttaaaTGTTCATActgaaatctccagtgtattagatataagcttcttgggtaATTTCATCTGCTAACaaactatgatatattttgataagttAGTTATTCCAAGGTGATTCCTTATAAGCTTTGCAAAAGAcacaaaagaaaaacaataaaacgcGGGTAGTTTC is a window encoding:
- the LOC123694554 gene encoding glucose-6-phosphate 1-epimerase is translated as MAATSVVVLDRGNNTTCTVNLFGATVVSWRVNNQEQLFVSKQAIFDGKRPIRGGVPFVFPQFGDWAFGPMHGFARIARWHVEKMPERLPSGDVEAIFSLMDDDFTRSMWHFQFRLTYRLILREKELHFNIGVYNPSKELTFSCQLLLHTYFKVPDVRRCQITGLHGCMFIDKSRDGVMYQDTREVVTINECTSRIYQNTMQEHIITNVVSGRKMRIQKYNFPDTVIWNPWAELAKEIPDLGDDEFPNMVCVEAGRIATPIVLLPGTAFEASQILQVM
- the LOC123690758 gene encoding 28S ribosomal protein S31, mitochondrial, whose product is MLLSRLRFKPEFRILTRCLSEKPPEHDGKIPEIKSKKEEKKDDSSTEKIQALLKQMLAEPKISQKEYSEKFTVAPERKRREPDVIETKMEKIEENITKAAGDVAKVIGGDVKQTEAELLSRVLGKINQTSTTLSDLLVGMKVDRTKESDKQGMPETRGQQVKRMVGKAAQNKPQRQYERRQPADGERRLQRKETSAPLSINIFSGEPLGIFTSSEVNYGTKLDVWEHLNQRELTLATSQPPSNYFEKMILWTEQGKVWKFPINNEQGMEEEENVHFSEHVFLETHLEGWCPARGPIRHFMELVCVGLSKNAFYTVQEKRDHIMWYKEYFESKKDLLNEVGVWDVKPTPELTAQ